The genomic stretch AAGCTTTTGAAGCTGCTAAAGGAGATCTGGCGGATCGAATGCTGGCTGCGCTTGAGGCTGCGCAAAAAGAAGGTGGAGACGTCCGCGGGAAGCAATCGGCGGCAATCATTGTGGTAAGCGCAAATAAAACAGGTCTGATCTGGAAGAACCGGCAAATCGATCTGCGCGTGGATGACCATCCGGAGCCGTTGCAGGAGTTGCGACGGCTATTGCAGCTTCATCGCGCGTACAGACACATGGATAAAGGGGATGACCTTCTTGCTGAGAAACGAACAGCCGATGGAATGAAGGAGTACGAACTCGCAATGGCGCTTCAGCCGCAAAATGAGGAAATGATTTTCTGGGCTGCGATTGGTATGTTCACAGCCGGAGAAGAATCCAGAGCAATAAATCTTTTGCGACCTCTGTTCCGCGCAGGTCCCCGATGGCTCGAACTGCTTGGAAGACTTCCTGCTGCTGGTGTGTTGACGGCAGATGCCGCGGAACGAATCCGTAAACAGTCACAGCCGTAGAATGTCCACATCCGATGCGATGGAGACGTCACCACGATAGACTTCCCTGATGGAACTGAGCATGACTGAGCAAGATAGCATCTACGTCATTTAGGTTTGCCCCTGTTCTCGCAAAGTTGACTGCGGCTCCCTCACCAAGGTCTACGATGAGTGATGGACGTCCCTTCAACCACAACAAGTAAGACGTTGATGCGCGCCCACCGCCATTCAACGGACCTCCGGAACCCAATACCTGCAAGGCGGCTTCCACTCTACTGTTCCTGAGATGTTGTGGCGCCCCATTGTTCCGGCGCGACATCTGCTATGTGTTGAGAAAATGTCCACCGGTGCCCCGCATGATCTTCAACGGTGTATTGTCTTTCACCGAAAGGTTTGTCGGCAGGTGTTTCCACAATGTTTACACCGTATTTTTTGGTGTGTTCAAAGTGCTGGTCAACATTCTCAACGCTTACGTGCACATATTGATTTACTTCGCCAGGACGAGGAGGGCGAAAGTTGCCGCCCATGCGGCCCACCATAATATCACCGTCACCGATCGCAAGCTGGGCATGCCTGATCGTCCCATCCGGAGTTGTAAAGCGGAGACGCTCGGTGAAACCAAAGGCATCACACAGCAATTTGATTGCTTCACCCAAGTCTTCGTAAACCAGAATCGGGACTACAGTTGCGGTTGGCGCTGAACGGTTTACTAACATAACTATCTCTACAGTTTCTACTCTTTAAAGTTCAGGATGTGCCTGGAATACAGAATCGGGAAAGCGCTTGTTTGTGCCGGGCGCAACCAGGTTTCGTTTCAGGACAAAATCAAACACGAGAGGATTTGATTTGTAGATCTCTCTTAACAAACCGCGTTGTTCCGCTGAGATGTATCCATGCCTGACGAGTGGTTTTGTAAGAATCAAGAAATTGATTGCGGGCAAGGGATAATCGCTTCCGTTGACCAGCCGCTCGTGCAAATCGTCTCGCTGCAGAATCGTTGTGACCGGCACCCCGAGCCGGTTGAATTGTGTCATTGCCGAGATGTCACCAAACACCAGCCCTTCATAGCGTGGTTCATCCATCAACCGCAAAAAGAGCTCAAAATTAGGAACTTTCCTTCCGGGATTGTCCGGATCTTCATTCGTGCCAAGTCCCGCGCAATGAGCAACGATCACTTTGACTCCATGATCCAATGCTCTTCGCAACAACATAGGATTTCCCAGTTTCTGATCTTCTTCCGATTCCACGGCTTTCTCTTCGCCGCCATGGCTGAGCAGGATCAGTCCCAGATCTTTCATCTTTTGATAGCTGGCATCGCATTTTGGATTGGATGGATCGATTCCCATTGCATTCGGAAGCCACTTGATCATGCCCGCGCCGCGGGCAGCCCATTTCTCAAGCTCTGACAGGGCATCTTCACGGTATGGATGAACCGAGATTGCCGGAACGAAAAGATCCGGATGACTCGTCGCAATCGCAAAAACGTATTCATTCGGCACATAAAATTCCGTTTTTTCAAGATTCACTGTGCCATCCAATCTGTAGTTTTTGTCGAATGCGAGAAGGCGATGTTTCCCATGAAATGGATTGTTGCGAATGAGATCCGCGAGTCTCTGGACCATCTCTTCATCGGTTTTTGCTTCGTTTACAACTCCGCATGCGGTGCGGTAAACGCGGAATTTGATGCGGTGAAAAGGATGTTTCCAGCTGAGCATCCGCGGATTCACGAATGCTCCTGAACCTCCACCACCCACACCTGCAATGTGCGTGTGATAGTCGATTTGCTTTTGCGGATCGATGTTTTCAAATGCTCTGCGTACCAGATCAGCGGCTTTGCTGCTGATTGATTTCAATAGATCTTCAATACATTTTTGTGGGGCGATCCAATGAGCCAGGCACATGTTCTGAGGATAACATGATTAACAAAGTAGCGCGGGCGTCCCGCCTGCAGATCCGCAGACGAGACGTCCGCGCTACTTTGTTTACTGATACACTTTCCCTATGGCGTTCATTGAACGAAGGCGACCGCAATTTTCAGAATCGGAAGCGGTGGAGATCGCGCAGAGCCTCTACCGTATGTCCGGATATTTTGAAGAGCTGCCAAGTGAGCGAGATCAGAATTTTTATTTGCGGGATGGAAGCGGAAAGGAATTTGTTTTGAAGATTGCCAGCGCTTTGGAGCTGGAAGAGACGCTGGAAATGCAAAATAAAGCGATGGAGCACGTGGCTTCGCGTACCGATTTTGCTTTCACACAACGAATTTGCAGGAATGTACAAAACAAAGGGATGGCCTCGGTTGTTGATTCTTCGGGCCGTCCTCATTTTGTGCGGATGCTTACCTACTTACCCGGAGTTCCGCTCGCGCTCTTCCGCCCGCATTCCGCTGCGCTGTTGCGGAATCTTGGAAAAGCACTCGGACACATGGATCATGCGTTGAGTGGCTTTCATCATGCTGCCGCGCGTCGCGATCTCCGCTGGGATTTTGATCGCGCTGAATGGGTCCTTCTTCATTTTGGTCGTAACATCAAGGAAGGGAACAGAAGCAAAATCATTCGGAATTGTTTGTCTCACTGGCGGGAATTTGTGGTCCCAGCGTTGCCTTCGTTGCGGAAGGCAGTCGTCTATCACGATGCGAATGAATACAACGTTCTTGTGTTTCAGGAAGACAGCAACGCGGCCCCCGCCATTGGACTCATCGATTTTGGGGACATGCTGTTCACGTATACAGTTTCAGAAGTTGCAATCGGGACCGCATACGCAATGCTGGAGAAGCCGGATCCATTATCCGCGGCAGTTGAAGTTGTGCGCGGCTATCACAGCGTCTTTCCTTTGACTGAAACGGAAATAGCGCTCCTCTATTACTTTATTAGTATGCGTTTGTGTTTGAGCGTCAGCATCTCTGCATTTCAGCAGCAAGAAGAACCTGCGAATGAATATTTGCGAATCAGCGAAGCGCCTGCGTGGGAGTTGCTGGAAAAGCTGAGTCAAATACATCCGCGCTTGGCAACTTACCGATTCAGGGAAGCTTGTGAATTGGAGCCTTATCCGAGATCGCGAGAAGTGCAGGAATGGTTAGAGGAAAGCTCCGCGGGCGAGTCGCCCGCACCGGAACCTCAAGGATATGGGGAAGTGCGTTTTGCGAATTCTCCCGGGTGCCGGCTCCTCGGAAATGAAGGTTATGAGTGGCGATCCATTCATCTGGGATTGGATTATTTCGCCGATCCGGGGACGCCGGTTTACAGTCCTTACGACGGCGTGATCCATAGCTTTCGAAACAACGCCGAAGCGGGAGATTACGGACCCACCATTATCGTTGAGTATCGCGCAGGCGAAATTCCATTCTTTTTACTGTATGGCCATCTGAGCACCGATTCGCTGCTTGGTCTGTATGCGGGAAAAAGTGTTGTGAAAGGGGTTTGCCTCGGAAGAGTGGGAACGTTCGAAGAAAATGGAAACTGGCCACCGCATCTTCATTTGCAAATCATTCTTGATTTGCTGGATGAGCAGGGAACATTTCCCGGACTTTGTGCATCCGGACATAAGAAAACTTGGTTCAGTCTGTGTCCGGATCCGAATCTGATTTATGGCGTTAAGCAGACCGAAGGTCAGCAAAGAGAGACCGCAAAAATTCTGTCGCGGCGAAAAGAGCATATCAGCAGCTCGTTGAGCATTTCTTACCGGAGCCCGCTACAGATCATCCGAGGGAAAGGGCAGTTCCTTTTCGATGAGAATGGTCGAGCGTATCTGGATTGCGTGAACAATGTGTGCCATGTGGGTCATGCACAGCCGCGCGTGGTGGAAGCAGCGCAAAAGCAAATGAGCGCGTTGAATACCAATACGCGTTATCTGCATAAAAATCTAGTGGAATACGCAGAGCGGTTATGCGCAACATTGCCTGAGCCGTTGAAGATCTGTTTTTTCGTTTGTTCCGGAAGCGAAGCCAATGATCTGGCATTGCGCTTGGCGAGGGTTTACACGGGCAATCAAAGCACGATCGTTGTGGAAGGCGCTTATCATGGAAATCTCAGTTCGTTGATCGAGATCAGTCCTTATAAGTTCGATGGTCCGGGCGGTTCCGGAGCGCCGCCTTTTGTTCGCAAAGTCGTGATGCCGGATCTTTATCGTGGTTCTTTCAGGTATGGCGACCCGGAAGCAGGCGAGAAGTACGCTGAAGATGTGCGTGCCATGGCCCAACCTGGAAGCACATTCATTGTTGAATCGGCGCTCGGTTGCGGTGGTCAGATTATTTTGCCGGCGCACTATCTCGAGCATGCTTTTCAACATGTTCGCGAAAAGGATGGCGTGTGCATTGTGGATGAAGTACAAGTCGGATTCGGAAGAGTGGGGAGCCACTTCTGGTGTTTTGAAACGCAGAATGTTGTGCCGGACATCGTGACGATGGGAAAACCGATCGGAAACGGACACCCGCTTGCCGCTGTTGTTACAACTTCAAAAATTGCAGCCGCTTTCGAAAATGGAATGGAGTATTTCAATACATTTGGCGGCAATCCGGTTTCCTGCGCGATAGGACTCAGCGTTCTCGATGTGATGGAAGAAGAGAATCTTCAGGCGCACGCGCTGGAAACCGGAGGATATTTGAAAGCGGGGTTGCAATCCTTAACACAGAAACATGCGTTGATTGGTGATGTTCGGGGTCTGGGACTCTTTCTTGGCATCGAATTTGTGAAGGATCGAACCACATTAACCCCTGCTCCCCAAGAAGCTTCTTACATCGTTGAACGGATGAAAGAACGAGGAATTTTGTTGAGCACAGATGGCGCCTACCACAATGTGATCAAGATCAAACCGCCGATGGTGTTTACAAGAGAAGATGCGGATTGGCTGGTTCAGAATCTAGACGTAGTACTGGGGGAGACGCCGCTGAAATAATGCAGGCGGGACGCCCGCGCTACTTTATTTATACAGTTGTTTTTCGATAGCTTTCAGTTTTTCGAGGCGCTTTACGTGCCGTTCTTCTCCGGTGAACTTAGCTTTGATCCACACACCAACGATTTCCAGCGCCAATTTGTCGCCGATGATGCGGGGTCCCATGCAGAGCACATTGCAGTCATCGTGTTCGCGGCTCTGGTGTGCGGAATATGTATCATGGCAGAGGCCCGCGCGAATTCCCGGAAATTTGTTTGCGACAACACACGCGCCGACGCCACTGCCACACAGCAGAATTCCTTCTGTGCTTTGTCCGCTTAGAATCGATTCCGCAATGGCGCGCGCGTAATCGGGATAGTCAACAGGGTCTGAAGAATGAGTCCCTAGATCGATGACATCATAACCACTATTGCGTAGAAACCGAATAACTACTGACTTCAGCGGAAAGCCCGCGTGATCTGCAGCAATTGAAACCCTCTTCATAGCTTCAAAAGACTCTTTGCCTTAGCAATTACATTCTCCGGTGTGAAGCCGAATTTTTCCATGTTTACTTCCACCGGTGCAGAGGCGCCGAACGTCGTCATACCAATCACTTGGCCACGATCGCCTACGTAGCGGCACCATCCGAAGGGGGAAGCAGCTTCCACCGCAATGCGAGCTGTAACAGAAGTGGGCAGTACTTCTTCTTTGTATGCGTCTGGCTGCTCATCAAAAATTTCCCAAGAAAGTAGGCTCACCACTCGCGCCTTGATTCCTTCGGCGGAGAGTTTTTCATACGCGCTCAAAATTACAGAGACTTCCGAACCGGTTGCCATCAAAATCAAATCCGGATTTTTATCCGGCGCATCCGCGAGTACATATCCACCCTTCTTTGCATTTTCTACGGGCGCATAGCGTGAACGATCGATTACAGGAAGTTTCTGACGCGTAAGAACCAGACAAACCGGGCCCTTCCGGCGAGTCAATGCGATTTCCCAGGCGACGGCGGTTTCGGTTGCATCTGCGGGACGCAGAGTGGTCATGTTTGTCATTGCGCGAAACGAAGCAAGATGTTCCACCGGTTGGTGCGTGGGGCCATCTTCACCCAGGCCGATACTGTCATGAGTGAGGACATAGATTGTGTTCAGTTTCATCAGCGCGGCAATACGCATCGCCGGGCGCATGTAATCGGAAAAGATGAAAAACGTTCCGCCTGCTGGGATCAACATTTTGCTCAGCGCCATTCCATTTAGAACACCACCCATGCAGTGTTCGCGAATCCCAAAGTGAATATTTCTTCCGCCCGGTTGTTTGCCGAAACTGCCTTTGTCTTTTAGCAGAGTGTTCGTGGATTCTGCCAGATCAGCCGACCCGATCACAAGATGTGGAAGCGTATTGGCAAGACTGTTTAAGACTTTGCCGGATGCTGCGCGCGTAGCCATTCCTTTTTCTTTGCTAAAGTCCGGAATCGATTTTTGCCAACCTTCCGGCAGTTTTCCTTGGCTGATTTGCTTCCATAAAGCTGCTTCCTGAGGATGTTTATCAGTGTATTCATTGAAGCGCGCCTGCCAGTCTGCTTCGAGCTGTTTGCCGCGCTCGACCGCTTTGCGGAAATGTTGCAAAACTTCGTCTGGCACATAGAAAGTTGGTTCTGCGGGCCAGCGGAGATTTTCCTTCGTGCGTTTCACTTCTTCTGCTCCAAGCGGAGCCCCATGTGCGACCGCCTTATCCTGTTTACCAGGAGAACCGTAACCGATGTTTGTTCTTGCAATGATCAGTGATGGCCGTTCCTTCTGATTCTTTGCCGCAGCAATAGCCTTTCGAAACGCTGCACGATCATTTCCCTGGATGTTTTGCACGAACCAGTTGTAGCTTTCGAATCGCGCGCCTACAGATTCGCTGAAAGTGAGATCCGTTTCTCCATCAATCGTTATGTGATTGTCTCCGTAAATGTAAATCAACTTGTTCAAACGATGGTGGCCGGCAAACGAAGCGGATTCTGATGAAACACCTTCCATCAAATCGCCATCACTACAGTACGCAAAAATGTGGTAGTCCACAATGTTTTGATTCGGGCGGTTGAACAGATCGGCCAGATATTTTTCCGCAACAGCCATTCCCACGCCCGCTGCAAAACCTTGACCGAGAGGGCCGGTGGTCGTTTCTACGCCCGGAGCATGACCGTATTCAGGGTGGCCCGGAGTCTGGCTTCCCCATTGGCGGAACTGGCGGATTTGTTCCAGCGAAAGATCGTAGCCTGTTAAATAGAGCATGGCATACAGAAGCATGGATGCATGCCCAGCCGAAAGCACGAAACGGTCCCGGTTCGGCCAGTTGGGATTTGTGGGATTGTAGCGAAGAATATCGGTCCACAATTCATAAGCCATTGCGGCCGCTTCCATCGGTGTGCCCGGATGTCCCGATTGCGCCTTTTCTACTGCATCAATCGCGAGCATCCGGATCGTGTTGATGCTCAATTCTTCAAGGGATTGCTTCTGTAATTCCAATCAAAACCTCCGGGAATTCAAAAGGTTCAAAGGTTCAAGGGTTCAAAAGTTCAATGTTAAACGTTTAACTTTATCACGCTATGGCTCGTACACGATGGATTCGCGCAGCAATTCCTCCAGCCGAACGGCGATCTTTCGGAATTGAAATTTTTCATACACAATTTCCAGACTGCGTCGAGCAAAAAAATCCACATAATCCGGTTTCTGTATCAGAAATTCTATTCGTTCGGCCAGCTCTTTCTCATCACCTGACTTCACGAGAAAACCATTTTCGTCGTGCTCTATGACCTCACGCGTACCAAAGACTTTAGTGCCGATCACGGCTTTTTTTGTTGCCATCGCTTCAAGAATCGTTAGCGGAAAGACTTCTTCCGTTGAACAGGAAACGATCACATCGGAAAGCAGATAAAACGGATAATATTGAAAAACATCCTGTGTTTCAGGAATGAGGTGAAACCGCGACGCCTTCCCGCAATCGTTGATGAGAGTTTTCAATTCCTCCAGATAGCTTCCCGGTCTCGTACCGGCGATGAAGAAGTCCAGCTCGCCATCCGGATTCTGATCCAGGACCCGAAGCGCAGCGGACACAAACATCTTTTGTCCTTTTCGTTCAATCGTGGGCCCCACAATAGAAAAAACTTTGGACGATCTGGAGATTCCGAACTTTTCACGCAAATCGAATGGACTGTTTCTCTGCTTAAACGTCTTTAGGTCTACCAGATCCACACCCGTGGGTAGGATTCGGGAAACGTTTCTTGGATCGAGATCTTTGAATCTTGTGGCGATCGCAGAATTCAAGAACAGGATGGTTGCGGGAAACAGAAACTTTTTCGTCAGAACTTCGGTCAACTGCTGGTCTACGGCTGGATAGAGTTGCCACAGTGTGGGAATATTCAGTTGCTGCAGAGCTTCCGGAAACCAGCTGTTTTGCACCGAGCTCACAAATGCTACATCAAAGGGAGTTTCACTGTTGAGTTTTGTGATGCGTTCGGAAAGTTCCGATTGAGATTCGTTGGTGACTAGAACCGGACACAGCTTTTCGTATTCAGCGAGCATCGGTCCATCTTGCAATGATAAAACCGAAAACTTGTGGCCGGATTCTTTCGACAGATACCGCAGGTAGTGAAACCATACGGCCGGTCCGTCATCGCGATCCAGCGAATCGATGGCCCACAAAATATTCAACGGGACCTTTGGCTCGGAACGCGCGCGTTTCTGTATGTTAATTAGAATCTTCCCATCTTCCTGAATCAGATTCTCGTTAATCAAAACATTGCTAACTGGATCCGGCGGTTTTTCATGTTTGAATCCATGCGAGCGGGCGTGATACAAAATACCGGGCGCCTGTAACACGTAGCGACTGTGATTCGAAGCTTCATCGAGCAGAACGCCTTCCTCCATTAACTGGCTGACTCGTTCATGGCCTTTCAGCTTATCCACAAGGCGCGAGGACAGAAAAACGGGATGCTGATAATAACCAACGGGATAATGCGAGCCGACCGCCCAAACAGGTTTGAATTGAGGATCCAAACGGGTTCCTTGTTCATCGATCAAATCGGAATCTGAAAACACAAAATCAATCTCTACAGAGTTTTGAAGTGTGGCAACCATGTTGTAGAGGGTGTTCGGTTCCAGCACGTCTTCAGCGCCCATCACTAAAATCCATTCCGCTTCCGCTCTTTTCATGATTTTGGCAATCGCAGTAATGTCTCGCACGCTTCCTTTCTGATAATTCACTTTAACTCGAGGATCTTTCTCAATCGATTCAAGAAGTTTTTTCGCTTCCGGATCTGTTGAACCTCGATCCACTATGGAAAGCTCATGGAAGGGATAAATCTGATTGAAGATGGAAGACAGACTTTGCCGAAAAAACTCGACCTTTGGATTGATGGATTGCATCAGAATCCCAACCGTTGGACGATCTTGAAATTTCTCGATTTGCCGGCGACACCATTTCTCGTTTCGCCCAGTCCA from bacterium encodes the following:
- a CDS encoding aminotransferase class III-fold pyridoxal phosphate-dependent enzyme, whose amino-acid sequence is MAFIERRRPQFSESEAVEIAQSLYRMSGYFEELPSERDQNFYLRDGSGKEFVLKIASALELEETLEMQNKAMEHVASRTDFAFTQRICRNVQNKGMASVVDSSGRPHFVRMLTYLPGVPLALFRPHSAALLRNLGKALGHMDHALSGFHHAAARRDLRWDFDRAEWVLLHFGRNIKEGNRSKIIRNCLSHWREFVVPALPSLRKAVVYHDANEYNVLVFQEDSNAAPAIGLIDFGDMLFTYTVSEVAIGTAYAMLEKPDPLSAAVEVVRGYHSVFPLTETEIALLYYFISMRLCLSVSISAFQQQEEPANEYLRISEAPAWELLEKLSQIHPRLATYRFREACELEPYPRSREVQEWLEESSAGESPAPEPQGYGEVRFANSPGCRLLGNEGYEWRSIHLGLDYFADPGTPVYSPYDGVIHSFRNNAEAGDYGPTIIVEYRAGEIPFFLLYGHLSTDSLLGLYAGKSVVKGVCLGRVGTFEENGNWPPHLHLQIILDLLDEQGTFPGLCASGHKKTWFSLCPDPNLIYGVKQTEGQQRETAKILSRRKEHISSSLSISYRSPLQIIRGKGQFLFDENGRAYLDCVNNVCHVGHAQPRVVEAAQKQMSALNTNTRYLHKNLVEYAERLCATLPEPLKICFFVCSGSEANDLALRLARVYTGNQSTIVVEGAYHGNLSSLIEISPYKFDGPGGSGAPPFVRKVVMPDLYRGSFRYGDPEAGEKYAEDVRAMAQPGSTFIVESALGCGGQIILPAHYLEHAFQHVREKDGVCIVDEVQVGFGRVGSHFWCFETQNVVPDIVTMGKPIGNGHPLAAVVTTSKIAAAFENGMEYFNTFGGNPVSCAIGLSVLDVMEEENLQAHALETGGYLKAGLQSLTQKHALIGDVRGLGLFLGIEFVKDRTTLTPAPQEASYIVERMKERGILLSTDGAYHNVIKIKPPMVFTREDADWLVQNLDVVLGETPLK
- a CDS encoding amidohydrolase family protein, whose protein sequence is MCLAHWIAPQKCIEDLLKSISSKAADLVRRAFENIDPQKQIDYHTHIAGVGGGGSGAFVNPRMLSWKHPFHRIKFRVYRTACGVVNEAKTDEEMVQRLADLIRNNPFHGKHRLLAFDKNYRLDGTVNLEKTEFYVPNEYVFAIATSHPDLFVPAISVHPYREDALSELEKWAARGAGMIKWLPNAMGIDPSNPKCDASYQKMKDLGLILLSHGGEEKAVESEEDQKLGNPMLLRRALDHGVKVIVAHCAGLGTNEDPDNPGRKVPNFELFLRLMDEPRYEGLVFGDISAMTQFNRLGVPVTTILQRDDLHERLVNGSDYPLPAINFLILTKPLVRHGYISAEQRGLLREIYKSNPLVFDFVLKRNLVAPGTNKRFPDSVFQAHPEL
- the rpiB gene encoding ribose 5-phosphate isomerase B, whose product is MKRVSIAADHAGFPLKSVVIRFLRNSGYDVIDLGTHSSDPVDYPDYARAIAESILSGQSTEGILLCGSGVGACVVANKFPGIRAGLCHDTYSAHQSREHDDCNVLCMGPRIIGDKLALEIVGVWIKAKFTGEERHVKRLEKLKAIEKQLYK
- the tkt gene encoding transketolase; the protein is MLAIDAVEKAQSGHPGTPMEAAAMAYELWTDILRYNPTNPNWPNRDRFVLSAGHASMLLYAMLYLTGYDLSLEQIRQFRQWGSQTPGHPEYGHAPGVETTTGPLGQGFAAGVGMAVAEKYLADLFNRPNQNIVDYHIFAYCSDGDLMEGVSSESASFAGHHRLNKLIYIYGDNHITIDGETDLTFSESVGARFESYNWFVQNIQGNDRAAFRKAIAAAKNQKERPSLIIARTNIGYGSPGKQDKAVAHGAPLGAEEVKRTKENLRWPAEPTFYVPDEVLQHFRKAVERGKQLEADWQARFNEYTDKHPQEAALWKQISQGKLPEGWQKSIPDFSKEKGMATRAASGKVLNSLANTLPHLVIGSADLAESTNTLLKDKGSFGKQPGGRNIHFGIREHCMGGVLNGMALSKMLIPAGGTFFIFSDYMRPAMRIAALMKLNTIYVLTHDSIGLGEDGPTHQPVEHLASFRAMTNMTTLRPADATETAVAWEIALTRRKGPVCLVLTRQKLPVIDRSRYAPVENAKKGGYVLADAPDKNPDLILMATGSEVSVILSAYEKLSAEGIKARVVSLLSWEIFDEQPDAYKEEVLPTSVTARIAVEAASPFGWCRYVGDRGQVIGMTTFGASAPVEVNMEKFGFTPENVIAKAKSLLKL
- a CDS encoding DUF1028 domain-containing protein, whose product is MKLAFSLLLIIIPSFVSAEIPDHTYSIVARDPDSGELGVAVQTHWFAVGSRVPWAEAGVGAVATQSFTEVSYGPLGLELMKSGKSAPDALKSLIASDKSEGVRQVAMIDSNGNVAAHTGKKCIEHAGHKTGSNYSVQANMMEKPTVWAAMAQAFEAAKGDLADRMLAALEAAQKEGGDVRGKQSAAIIVVSANKTGLIWKNRQIDLRVDDHPEPLQELRRLLQLHRAYRHMDKGDDLLAEKRTADGMKEYELAMALQPQNEEMIFWAAIGMFTAGEESRAINLLRPLFRAGPRWLELLGRLPAAGVLTADAAERIRKQSQP
- a CDS encoding glycosyltransferase encodes the protein MPLFSRILRKSSGGGTAVQFPLVLKNVTRGDDRYAIWAHQHRWTGRNEKWCRRQIEKFQDRPTVGILMQSINPKVEFFRQSLSSIFNQIYPFHELSIVDRGSTDPEAKKLLESIEKDPRVKVNYQKGSVRDITAIAKIMKRAEAEWILVMGAEDVLEPNTLYNMVATLQNSVEIDFVFSDSDLIDEQGTRLDPQFKPVWAVGSHYPVGYYQHPVFLSSRLVDKLKGHERVSQLMEEGVLLDEASNHSRYVLQAPGILYHARSHGFKHEKPPDPVSNVLINENLIQEDGKILINIQKRARSEPKVPLNILWAIDSLDRDDGPAVWFHYLRYLSKESGHKFSVLSLQDGPMLAEYEKLCPVLVTNESQSELSERITKLNSETPFDVAFVSSVQNSWFPEALQQLNIPTLWQLYPAVDQQLTEVLTKKFLFPATILFLNSAIATRFKDLDPRNVSRILPTGVDLVDLKTFKQRNSPFDLREKFGISRSSKVFSIVGPTIERKGQKMFVSAALRVLDQNPDGELDFFIAGTRPGSYLEELKTLINDCGKASRFHLIPETQDVFQYYPFYLLSDVIVSCSTEEVFPLTILEAMATKKAVIGTKVFGTREVIEHDENGFLVKSGDEKELAERIEFLIQKPDYVDFFARRSLEIVYEKFQFRKIAVRLEELLRESIVYEP
- a CDS encoding VOC family protein, which encodes MLVNRSAPTATVVPILVYEDLGEAIKLLCDAFGFTERLRFTTPDGTIRHAQLAIGDGDIMVGRMGGNFRPPRPGEVNQYVHVSVENVDQHFEHTKKYGVNIVETPADKPFGERQYTVEDHAGHRWTFSQHIADVAPEQWGATTSQEQ